The following coding sequences lie in one Tichowtungia aerotolerans genomic window:
- a CDS encoding glutathione peroxidase: MKKLLRLFAGVTATAGAVAAGSVYDFSAETITGEPQSLAQYKEQVLLIVNTASKCGFTKQYAGLQDLYEKYKDSGLVVLGFPANNFGGQEPGTNQEIAQFCSTRFNVTFPMFGKISVKGDDIDPLYAWLTAHPNGAKVSWNFNKFLVGRNGDLIAHFGSRTAPDDPKLTEAIEKALAEPAQN, from the coding sequence ATGAAAAAACTGCTGCGACTGTTTGCCGGGGTTACCGCGACCGCCGGAGCGGTCGCAGCCGGTTCGGTGTATGATTTTTCTGCAGAAACCATCACCGGCGAACCACAATCACTTGCCCAATACAAAGAGCAGGTGCTGCTGATTGTCAACACCGCCAGCAAATGCGGGTTCACCAAACAATACGCCGGGCTGCAGGACCTGTATGAGAAATACAAAGACAGCGGTCTCGTCGTACTCGGCTTCCCGGCCAACAACTTCGGCGGACAGGAACCCGGTACCAACCAGGAAATTGCGCAGTTCTGTTCCACGCGCTTCAACGTCACCTTTCCAATGTTTGGAAAAATCTCGGTAAAGGGCGACGATATCGATCCGCTCTATGCCTGGCTGACCGCGCACCCCAACGGAGCCAAGGTCTCCTGGAACTTCAATAAATTCCTGGTCGGCCGCAATGGCGATTTGATTGCGCACTTCGGAAGTCGTACCGCGCCGGATGATCCCAAACTGACCGAAGCCATCGAAAAAGCCCTCGCAGAACCGGCTCAGAATTAA
- the der gene encoding ribosome biogenesis GTPase Der, whose amino-acid sequence MSELKQTRTIAIVGRPNVGKSALFNRIIGRRVSIVHEQEGVTRDRVVCETEWNEEHFELIDTGGLGTIDSRPTGDVLVNRTNEQVEVAVSDAAVIIFTVDLTAGIMPMDEEVARVLHRANRPVFIAANKADNASRDEETYGFDALGFPVFPVSALHNRGISALMEAVLPELPEGEKPEDRDPLRVAVVGRPNSGKSSYINRLLKGDRVIVSDIPGTTRDSIEIPFTIGKGPQARHYQLIDTAGVNRRNRRSGAVEHYSNMRAEESIDSADVVVLLMDASEGPKLQDKKLAAKIMEAKKGCVLMVNKWDLAEEADGVTQTQYEPALRKEMPFLGFAPLLFISAESGYNVKRSIDTIDYVAGQVETKLTTGVLNRVIQDAMAKNPPPIVKGRPLKVYYATQSGTKPIFIKLFVNNTLRATDTYKRYLINQLRKAFGLEGAPVELKLVPRPRPDLEEKKRRS is encoded by the coding sequence ATGAGTGAGTTAAAGCAGACCCGAACTATTGCCATTGTAGGCCGTCCAAACGTCGGAAAATCCGCGCTGTTCAACCGGATTATCGGACGCCGCGTTTCTATCGTGCACGAGCAGGAAGGCGTCACTCGCGATCGTGTTGTTTGTGAAACGGAATGGAACGAGGAACACTTTGAGCTGATTGACACCGGTGGACTCGGAACGATCGACTCCCGCCCGACCGGCGATGTGCTGGTGAATCGTACCAATGAGCAGGTGGAAGTGGCGGTTTCCGATGCTGCTGTGATTATTTTCACGGTTGATCTGACCGCCGGGATAATGCCGATGGATGAGGAGGTTGCGCGCGTTCTGCATCGCGCAAATCGCCCCGTCTTTATTGCCGCCAACAAAGCAGACAATGCCTCCCGAGACGAAGAAACATACGGCTTTGATGCGCTCGGGTTTCCGGTGTTTCCGGTTTCCGCTCTTCACAATCGCGGGATCAGCGCTCTGATGGAAGCGGTTCTTCCGGAATTACCGGAAGGTGAGAAACCGGAAGATCGCGATCCGCTGCGTGTGGCGGTGGTTGGCCGTCCGAACTCTGGAAAATCTTCATACATCAACCGGTTGCTCAAAGGGGATCGTGTGATTGTTTCCGATATTCCCGGAACCACCCGCGACAGTATTGAGATTCCTTTCACAATCGGAAAAGGGCCGCAGGCACGGCATTATCAGCTGATCGACACCGCCGGCGTCAACCGTCGTAACCGTCGTTCCGGTGCGGTTGAGCATTACAGCAATATGCGCGCAGAGGAAAGTATCGACAGCGCCGATGTGGTCGTTTTGCTGATGGATGCCTCTGAGGGACCGAAGCTACAGGACAAGAAACTTGCCGCCAAAATCATGGAAGCCAAAAAAGGCTGTGTGCTGATGGTTAATAAATGGGATTTGGCGGAAGAAGCGGACGGTGTAACGCAAACCCAATATGAGCCGGCACTTCGCAAAGAGATGCCGTTTCTGGGGTTTGCTCCCCTGCTCTTCATTTCCGCCGAGTCCGGCTATAACGTCAAACGAAGTATCGATACGATCGATTATGTTGCGGGTCAGGTTGAAACCAAGCTGACCACCGGCGTGCTCAACCGGGTGATTCAGGATGCCATGGCGAAAAACCCGCCGCCGATCGTCAAAGGTCGTCCGCTTAAGGTCTACTACGCCACGCAGTCCGGCACGAAACCGATTTTTATTAAGCTGTTTGTGAACAACACGTTACGTGCAACCGACACCTATAAGCGTTATCTTATTAATCAGTTGCGCAAAGCCTTCGGTCTCGAAGGTGCTCCGGTTGAATTGAAACTGGTCCCTCGTCCCCGCCCGGATTTAGAAGAGAAAAAACGACGCAGCTGA
- a CDS encoding TIGR03915 family putative DNA repair protein, which produces MITYIHNGSIDGRLSALSVALADSLTPEDIQPEAGHQVSLFGSDVLVESDDAAARKLMRRIREDISSQAVRHVMYVLLSDLPNLDLSLYFYLREGLIRGKDVDRWHANPAVKAVHDVSQKVGGEIHRLKGLLRFRELDDGTLWAPVEPDHQVLLPLAHHFRRRLPGERGIIHDMRRNLAIGWNRDSVDYVAPPESFQTSENEDEVQQLWQTYFRSATIRERMNPGLQRQWMPVRYWKWLTEPVV; this is translated from the coding sequence GTGATCACCTATATTCACAATGGTTCCATTGACGGGCGGTTGAGTGCTCTTTCGGTTGCGCTGGCTGATTCGCTGACACCGGAGGATATTCAGCCGGAAGCGGGACATCAGGTTTCGCTTTTCGGAAGCGATGTGCTGGTTGAAAGCGATGACGCTGCGGCCCGTAAGCTCATGCGGCGGATACGTGAGGATATTTCGTCTCAAGCTGTTCGGCATGTGATGTATGTCCTGCTCTCAGACCTGCCGAATCTGGACCTTTCGCTCTACTTTTATCTGCGCGAAGGCCTGATTCGCGGAAAAGACGTCGATCGCTGGCACGCCAACCCGGCGGTGAAAGCGGTTCACGATGTGTCGCAAAAGGTCGGTGGCGAAATCCATCGGCTGAAAGGACTGCTGCGTTTCCGCGAGCTGGATGACGGCACACTGTGGGCCCCGGTCGAGCCCGACCATCAGGTGCTGTTGCCGCTGGCGCATCACTTCCGCCGCCGGCTGCCCGGCGAGCGCGGAATCATTCACGATATGCGCCGCAACCTGGCTATCGGTTGGAATCGGGACAGTGTGGATTATGTGGCTCCGCCGGAGAGTTTCCAAACCTCGGAAAACGAGGATGAAGTCCAGCAGCTTTGGCAGACCTATTTCCGGTCCGCGACCATTCGCGAGCGCATGAACCCGGGCCTGCAGCGGCAGTGGATGCCGGTGCGCTACTGGAAATGGCTGACAGAACCGGTTGTTTAA
- the msrA gene encoding peptide-methionine (S)-S-oxide reductase MsrA — translation MAETQKATFAAGCFWGVESAFRTVDGVIDTQVGYCGGSTDNPTYKQVCTGRTGHAEALEITFDPNVISYKQLVELFWRVHDPTQVNRQGPDFGTQYRSMIFVHSPEQKEIAEKSKADLAASGKYRKPIATQIVPAGTFWRAEEYHQRYFEKNGGPVCHFFSEP, via the coding sequence ATGGCTGAGACACAAAAAGCAACCTTTGCCGCCGGCTGTTTCTGGGGCGTGGAATCCGCATTCCGAACCGTGGACGGCGTCATCGACACACAAGTCGGCTATTGCGGAGGATCGACCGACAACCCGACCTATAAACAGGTGTGTACCGGCCGAACAGGACACGCTGAAGCGCTTGAAATCACATTTGATCCAAATGTGATTTCCTACAAACAACTGGTCGAGCTGTTCTGGCGAGTGCACGATCCGACGCAGGTAAACCGCCAGGGACCGGATTTCGGTACACAGTACCGCTCGATGATTTTTGTTCATTCGCCGGAACAGAAAGAGATCGCTGAAAAATCAAAAGCAGACCTCGCAGCCTCGGGAAAATACAGAAAACCGATTGCCACACAGATTGTGCCCGCCGGCACATTCTGGCGCGCCGAAGAATATCACCAGCGCTACTTTGAGAAGAATGGAGGTCCGGTCTGTCACTTTTTCAGCGAGCCATAA
- the larC gene encoding nickel pincer cofactor biosynthesis protein LarC, protein MNKSLYLSGYSGISGNMFIGALLDAGYSEEALRETVSALPVSGYTLKFEKTVKMGIEATLFDVELDPHEHQPHRHLRHIVEIIEAADLSDRVKQRSIAVFTKLAEAEAKVHGTTVEKIHFHEVGAVDAIIDVVGTVSGLEALGIEKIVAGNLRTGFGFIECAHGSMPIPAPATAELLHGIPYTQGSVEKELLTPTGAALIATLCDSFGDRPEGFVTEKTAYGAGGWDLEIPNVLRAELGRFPTLDPSEAREVVRMQSSDQQDRQKTDLLVLETNIDDCNPQVISYAMDRLFDAGALDVWQTPVVMKKGRSGIKLSVLCPILIKNELEWIIFEETTSIGIRSFPVDRTALNRREETTETPWGSVRVKISSLNGRVCSATPEYDDCVALAEKSGVPLKEVMHAAHNTQ, encoded by the coding sequence ATGAATAAATCTCTTTATCTGTCCGGATATTCAGGAATCAGCGGCAACATGTTTATTGGAGCCCTGCTCGATGCGGGATACTCCGAAGAGGCTTTGCGCGAAACCGTGAGCGCCCTGCCCGTTTCCGGTTATACCTTAAAATTTGAAAAGACGGTCAAAATGGGAATTGAGGCAACGCTCTTTGATGTCGAACTCGATCCCCATGAACACCAGCCGCACCGGCACCTGCGCCATATCGTTGAAATCATAGAAGCAGCTGACCTGAGCGATCGCGTCAAACAGCGCAGCATTGCTGTCTTCACCAAACTGGCCGAGGCCGAAGCAAAAGTACACGGAACCACCGTTGAAAAAATCCATTTCCACGAAGTCGGCGCAGTGGACGCCATCATCGATGTGGTCGGAACCGTTTCCGGTCTTGAAGCTCTCGGCATTGAAAAAATAGTTGCCGGAAACCTGCGCACAGGGTTTGGATTCATTGAATGCGCCCACGGGTCCATGCCGATTCCCGCGCCGGCCACCGCTGAACTTCTGCATGGAATTCCTTACACTCAGGGCAGTGTTGAAAAGGAACTGCTGACACCGACCGGCGCGGCTTTAATTGCAACGCTTTGCGACAGCTTTGGCGATCGGCCCGAAGGATTTGTCACCGAAAAAACCGCCTATGGCGCCGGCGGCTGGGACCTTGAAATTCCGAATGTACTGCGCGCTGAGCTGGGACGGTTCCCAACCTTGGATCCGAGCGAAGCGAGAGAAGTTGTGCGAATGCAGAGCAGTGACCAACAGGACCGGCAAAAAACAGATTTACTGGTTCTGGAAACCAACATTGATGATTGCAATCCGCAGGTCATCAGTTATGCAATGGACCGCCTCTTTGACGCTGGTGCACTCGATGTGTGGCAAACGCCGGTTGTGATGAAAAAAGGCCGTTCCGGCATTAAATTATCTGTTTTGTGCCCCATTTTAATCAAAAATGAGCTGGAATGGATCATTTTTGAAGAAACGACCTCCATCGGAATCCGATCTTTTCCGGTGGATCGTACAGCTCTTAACCGTCGCGAAGAAACCACCGAAACTCCTTGGGGCTCAGTGCGTGTCAAAATCAGTTCGCTGAATGGAAGAGTTTGCTCGGCAACTCCCGAATACGACGATTGCGTTGCGCTGGCAGAAAAAAGCGGCGTGCCACTGAAAGAAGTGATGCACGCCGCACACAATACACAATAA
- the tpx gene encoding thiol peroxidase, with amino-acid sequence MAQVTFKGSPVQTVGELPGAGNPAPDFTLVKRDLSETSLSNYKGKKLVLNIFPSIDTGVCAASVRVFNSQATNLENTAVLCISVDLPFAQERFCGAEGIENAETVSAFRSDFGSAYGVTIADGPLAGLFSRAVVVIDEDGKVVYTEQVPEIAQEPDYDAALAALK; translated from the coding sequence ATGGCTCAGGTTACATTTAAAGGATCACCCGTTCAAACCGTCGGAGAACTTCCCGGCGCAGGAAACCCAGCTCCGGATTTCACGCTGGTCAAACGAGATCTTTCTGAAACCTCATTGTCCAACTACAAAGGTAAAAAACTTGTCCTGAATATTTTCCCGAGCATCGACACCGGCGTTTGCGCCGCTTCTGTGCGGGTGTTCAATTCTCAGGCAACCAACCTGGAAAACACTGCTGTTCTTTGCATTTCAGTCGACCTCCCGTTTGCGCAGGAGCGCTTCTGCGGCGCAGAAGGAATCGAAAACGCAGAAACCGTTTCGGCTTTTCGTTCCGATTTCGGAAGCGCCTACGGCGTAACCATTGCCGACGGGCCGCTGGCCGGGCTATTCTCCCGTGCCGTCGTTGTCATCGACGAAGATGGAAAAGTGGTCTACACAGAACAGGTTCCGGAAATTGCCCAGGAACCGGACTACGATGCTGCGCTTGCCGCGTTGAAATAA
- the typA gene encoding translational GTPase TypA, with protein sequence MRNENIRNVAIIAHVDHGKTTLVDQIIKQAHILRDSEFQECMLDSNDLERERGITILSKNISVVYNGVKINVIDTPGHSDFGGQVERVLNLADGVLLLVDSAEGPMPQTRFVLDKALELNLKPVVIVNKADKPDARCDEVHDMVFDLFCELEANDDQLDFPMLYASGRDGWAVKDLDDPRDSIKPIMDAIVEHIPGPPVHEGAVQMQATTLDYNDYVGRIGIGRVYRGTLDLKTPVSIVKRDGTVRPVQLKEIHTFEGLGRVKKESIECGDLCAISGIVDIDIGDTIADREHPEALPLIALDEPTLSMTFRVNDSPFFGKDGKYVTSRHIRERLLKECERDVALRVEEAGGDSFIVSGRGVLHLSILIENMRREGFELTVAQPQVIYHEKHGKKEEPIEILTVDVPDEFAGKAIELIGTRRGEMVRMDQHGVRKNIVFHIPTRGLIGIRSKLMTASAGEAVVSHRFVHYGPFAGEIETRNNGVLVSMGNGAAVAYAIDALQQRGVFFIDPGEECYEGMIVAEHCLDKDLPVNVQKAKQLTNVRASGTDRAMKIAPAQKQSLEEALEYIASDELVEVTPNHIRLRKRWLTENERKRMAKK encoded by the coding sequence ATGAGAAACGAAAACATTCGCAATGTGGCAATTATCGCGCACGTCGACCACGGCAAAACCACGCTGGTCGACCAGATTATCAAACAGGCCCATATCCTGCGCGACAGCGAGTTTCAGGAGTGCATGCTCGACAGCAACGACCTCGAGCGCGAGCGCGGCATCACCATTCTTTCCAAAAATATCAGTGTTGTTTACAACGGCGTGAAGATCAACGTCATCGACACTCCCGGCCATAGCGACTTCGGCGGGCAGGTGGAGCGCGTTCTCAACCTGGCCGACGGCGTGCTGCTGCTGGTCGACTCTGCCGAGGGTCCGATGCCGCAAACCCGCTTCGTGCTGGATAAAGCGCTGGAACTGAACCTCAAGCCCGTTGTAATCGTCAACAAAGCAGATAAACCGGACGCCCGCTGTGATGAAGTTCACGATATGGTTTTCGACCTTTTCTGCGAACTGGAAGCCAATGACGACCAGCTCGACTTCCCCATGCTCTACGCCTCCGGCCGTGACGGCTGGGCGGTCAAAGACCTTGATGATCCCCGCGATTCCATCAAGCCGATCATGGACGCTATTGTTGAGCATATTCCCGGCCCGCCGGTTCATGAGGGTGCTGTACAAATGCAGGCCACCACGCTCGACTATAACGACTATGTCGGCCGTATCGGCATCGGCCGCGTCTACCGCGGTACGCTCGACCTGAAAACTCCGGTTTCCATCGTCAAACGCGACGGAACCGTGCGCCCGGTTCAACTCAAGGAAATCCATACATTCGAAGGTCTCGGCCGCGTCAAGAAAGAGTCCATCGAATGCGGCGACCTGTGCGCCATTTCCGGAATTGTCGATATCGACATTGGCGACACCATCGCCGACCGCGAACATCCGGAAGCCCTGCCGCTGATCGCGCTTGATGAACCGACCCTTTCCATGACCTTCCGCGTCAACGACAGCCCGTTCTTTGGAAAAGACGGAAAATACGTCACCAGTCGTCACATTCGCGAGCGCCTGCTCAAAGAATGCGAACGCGACGTGGCTCTGCGCGTTGAAGAAGCCGGCGGAGACAGCTTTATTGTCAGCGGTCGCGGCGTACTTCATCTTTCAATCCTCATCGAAAACATGCGCCGCGAGGGCTTTGAACTCACCGTCGCCCAGCCGCAGGTGATCTACCACGAAAAACACGGCAAAAAAGAGGAGCCGATTGAAATTCTCACCGTCGATGTCCCTGATGAATTCGCCGGAAAAGCCATTGAGCTGATCGGAACACGACGCGGAGAAATGGTACGCATGGATCAGCATGGAGTCCGCAAAAATATTGTTTTCCACATTCCGACCCGCGGGCTGATTGGGATTCGAAGCAAACTGATGACCGCATCGGCCGGCGAAGCGGTTGTTTCGCATCGCTTTGTGCACTACGGCCCCTTCGCCGGAGAAATTGAAACGCGCAACAACGGCGTACTGGTCAGCATGGGCAACGGCGCAGCCGTTGCCTACGCTATTGATGCTCTGCAGCAGCGCGGCGTCTTCTTCATCGATCCCGGCGAAGAGTGCTACGAGGGAATGATCGTTGCCGAGCACTGCCTGGACAAAGACCTGCCGGTTAACGTGCAGAAAGCCAAGCAGCTCACCAACGTCCGCGCTTCCGGAACCGACCGCGCAATGAAAATCGCTCCGGCCCAGAAGCAAAGCCTGGAAGAGGCGCTCGAATACATCGCCTCTGACGAACTGGTGGAAGTAACACCGAATCATATCCGCCTGCGTAAGCGCTGGCTCACCGAAAACGAGCGCAAACGCATGGCAAAAAAGTAA
- a CDS encoding ImmA/IrrE family metallo-endopeptidase — MSSDFPKVGKRIAAAAGILFLLSGCTTLIDKPPDIPWHACYQTISDPHALSFRDTGIAFLQTEYGFPETPVNRVMLRFSKKTETAKNYRVGQYFSRNEIVDAEKGVFCIYVGVPPSHERFYYLLGHEIGHLLHPRRIDDPEMERFCNEFSRRLCEKENKKFNSNWENRKWVLQPKETANE; from the coding sequence ATGAGTTCTGATTTTCCAAAGGTTGGAAAAAGGATAGCGGCAGCAGCCGGGATCCTTTTTCTGCTCTCCGGCTGCACAACACTGATCGATAAGCCGCCGGATATTCCGTGGCATGCGTGCTACCAGACCATTTCCGACCCGCACGCTCTTAGTTTTCGGGATACCGGAATTGCTTTTCTCCAAACCGAATACGGTTTCCCGGAAACTCCGGTAAACCGAGTCATGCTTCGGTTTTCAAAAAAGACAGAAACTGCGAAGAACTATCGGGTTGGACAGTATTTTTCGCGAAACGAGATCGTTGATGCCGAGAAAGGCGTTTTTTGTATTTACGTCGGGGTTCCTCCCTCTCATGAGCGGTTTTATTATCTGCTCGGTCATGAAATCGGACACCTCTTGCATCCGCGCAGAATCGATGATCCGGAAATGGAGCGTTTTTGCAATGAATTCAGTCGCCGTTTGTGCGAAAAAGAAAATAAGAAGTTCAATTCCAATTGGGAAAATCGCAAATGGGTTCTTCAGCCAAAGGAAACAGCAAATGAATAA
- a CDS encoding putative DNA modification/repair radical SAM protein gives MTVQQKLAILSDAAKYDASCSSSGSSRKNRGGTGEAASSGICHSWTPDGRCVSLLKILFTNRCVYDCAYCVSRYSNDLPRASFTPEEVVELTMNFYRRNYIEGLFLSSAVEKSPDYTMERLVKVVEMLRREQHFGGYIHLKTIPGASDELVRRAGLCCDRISVNIELPSEDSLRKLAPQKTKTDILTPMRSIGRGITESRAERKKHKKAPMFAPAGQSTQLIIGATPEDDRRILTLSDSLYRHYDLKRVYFSSYIPVNPAVTGTRPHLLREHRLYQADWLMRLYGFACDEILPADAPFLDEQLDPKTAWALRHPERFPIDVNRADYEELLRIPGVGFRSAQRMVTSRRIAALRREDLSKFGVVMKRAQFFITCAGRDPLDALRMPRASVRQILMASGPRNRTAPNQLELPL, from the coding sequence ATGACTGTCCAGCAAAAGCTCGCCATCCTGTCCGATGCGGCGAAATACGATGCTTCGTGTTCGTCGAGCGGATCGTCGCGTAAAAACCGCGGCGGCACCGGCGAAGCGGCTTCGTCCGGTATCTGCCACAGCTGGACGCCGGACGGCCGCTGCGTGTCGCTGCTCAAAATTCTGTTTACCAACCGCTGCGTCTACGATTGCGCCTATTGTGTCAGCCGCTACTCCAATGACCTGCCTCGGGCGTCGTTTACGCCGGAGGAAGTGGTCGAGTTGACCATGAATTTTTATCGCCGCAACTACATTGAGGGCCTGTTTCTCAGCTCCGCCGTCGAAAAAAGCCCAGATTATACCATGGAACGACTGGTCAAAGTGGTGGAAATGCTCCGCCGCGAACAGCACTTTGGCGGCTACATCCATTTAAAAACGATTCCAGGCGCGAGTGATGAGCTGGTCCGCCGCGCCGGGCTTTGCTGCGATCGAATCAGCGTCAACATTGAGCTGCCATCGGAAGATTCGCTCAGAAAACTGGCACCGCAGAAAACCAAAACCGACATCCTGACGCCGATGAGAAGCATCGGCCGAGGAATCACCGAGAGCCGCGCAGAGCGTAAAAAACATAAAAAGGCGCCCATGTTTGCTCCGGCCGGACAAAGTACGCAGCTGATTATTGGGGCAACTCCGGAAGACGACCGACGTATCCTGACGCTTTCGGACAGCCTGTACCGTCATTACGACCTGAAGCGCGTCTATTTTTCCTCTTATATTCCAGTCAACCCGGCCGTAACCGGCACCCGCCCTCACCTGCTGCGCGAACACCGGCTGTACCAGGCCGACTGGCTGATGCGCCTCTACGGTTTCGCCTGCGATGAAATTCTGCCCGCCGATGCACCGTTTCTCGATGAACAGCTCGACCCCAAAACCGCCTGGGCGCTGCGGCACCCCGAGCGCTTTCCCATCGATGTAAACCGCGCGGACTACGAAGAGCTTCTGCGGATTCCGGGCGTCGGATTCCGTTCGGCCCAGCGCATGGTAACCTCGCGCCGCATCGCCGCCCTTCGCCGTGAAGACCTGTCCAAATTCGGCGTCGTCATGAAGCGCGCACAGTTTTTCATTACCTGCGCCGGGCGCGATCCGCTGGATGCATTGCGTATGCCGCGTGCCTCAGTTCGCCAAATCCTGATGGCGTCTGGCCCTCGCAACCGGACGGCCCCGAACCAGTTGGAGCTGCCGTTGTGA